The following proteins come from a genomic window of Lycium ferocissimum isolate CSIRO_LF1 chromosome 4, AGI_CSIRO_Lferr_CH_V1, whole genome shotgun sequence:
- the LOC132052656 gene encoding uncharacterized protein LOC132052656, with protein MDKRENKEKSDEQGSNSEPILIRSDDEDEDLSLKIVQKATLRPCSNVVLGGIDKGFKSFCSDMFPEDKVREEKNIDTTKALYTGDCEAKKNPVEVSDEASCELNGAPGTLILQIRVEEHAIIAVKRVMLRLTVLQLDVRSHVLFVGVSNIMLKIAQREKLVSSAKKEVIVQMIAREKPWRTPEF; from the exons ATGGATAAGCGGGAAAATAAGGAGAAATCAGACGAACAAGGATCAAATTCCGAACCCATTTTGATACGCAGTGACGATGAAGATGAGGATCTCAGCTTGAAAATTGTACAGAAGGCTACGTTACGGCCATGTTCCAATGTG GTGTTAGGTGGAATAGACAAGGGTTTCAAAAGCTTCTGCAGCGACATGTTTCCG GAGGACAAAGTGagggaagaaaaaaatatagataCTACTAAAGCTTTGTATACTGGTGATTGTGAAGCCAAAAAGAATCCTGTTGAGGTCTCTGATGAGGCTTCTTGTGAGTTGAA CGGGGCCCCAGGTACTTTGATTCTCCAGATAAGAGTTGAGGAACATGCTATAATTGCGGTGAAGAGGGTCATGCTGCGGTTAACTGTACTTCAGCTAGACGTAAGAAGCCATGTTTTGTTTGTGGGAGTTTCGAACATAATGCTAAAAATTGCGCAAAG GGAAAAGCTTGTTTCATCTGCAAAAAAGGAGGTCATCGTGCAAATGATTGCCCGAGAGAAGCCATGGAGGACCCCAGAGTTCTAA
- the LOC132052655 gene encoding small ribosomal subunit protein uS17-like, producing the protein MAEQTEKAFLKQPGVSLRSKKTWKGKRPGKGGNRYFKSIGLGFKTPREATEVTYIDKKCPFTGNVSTRGRIFAGTCHSAKMNRTIIVRCNYLHYVKKYQRYEKRHSNIPAHISPCFRVKEGDHVIIGQCRPLSKTVRFNVLKVVPAGSAGGGKKAFTGM; encoded by the exons ATGGCGGAGCAg ACGGAGAAAGCTTTTTTGAAGCAGCCTGGTGTTTCTCTACG TTCAAAGAAGACATGGAAGGGAAAGAGGCCAGGAAAGGGAGGGAATCGATACTTTAAGAGTATTGGTTTAGGTTTCAAGACTCCTCGTGAGGCTACTGAAG ttacatACATTGACAAGAAATGCCCATTCACTGGAAATGTTTCTACCAGAGGTCGTATCTTTGCTGGTACATGCCACAGTGCTAAGATGAACAGAACTATCATTGTTCGATGCAACTACTTACATTATGTCAAGAAATACCAGAG gtATGAGAAGAGGCATTCAAATATTCCAGCTCACATATCACCATGCTTCCGTGTGAAAGAGGGAGATCATGTTATTATTGGACAGTGCAG GCCTTTATCCAAAACCGTGAGGTTTAATGTCTTGAAGGTGGTTCCAGCCGGTTCTGCTGGTGGGGGTAAAAAAGCTTTTACCGGAATGTGA
- the LOC132052654 gene encoding small ribosomal subunit protein uS17 isoform X2, giving the protein MAEQTEKAFLKQPGVFLSSKKTGKGKRPGKGGNRYFKSIGLGFKTPREATEGTYIDKKCPFTGNVSIRGRILAGTCHSAKMNRTIIVRRNYLHYVKKYQRYEKRHSNIPAHISPCFRVKEGDHVIIGQCRPLSKTVRFNVLKVVPAGSAGGGKKAFTGM; this is encoded by the exons ATGGCGGAACAG ACAGAGAAGGCTTTTTTGAAGCAGCCAGGTGTTTTTCTAAG CTCTAAGAAAACCGGAAAGGGAAAGAGACCAGGAAAAGGAGGGAATCGATACTTTAAGAGTATTGGTTTAGGATTCAAGACTCCTCGTGAGGCTACTGAAG GTACTTACATTGACAAGAAATGCCCATTCACTGGCAATGTTTCTATCCGAGGTCGTATCCTTGCTGGTACATGCCACAGTGCTAAGATGAACAGAACCATCATTGTTCGACGGAATTACCTACATTATGTCAAGAAGTACCAGAG ATATGAGAAGAGGCACTCCAATATTCCAGCTCACATATCACCATGCTTCCGTGTGAAAGAGGGTGATCATGTTATTATTGGACAGTGCAG GCCTTTGTCCAAAACCGTGAGGTTCAATGTCTTGAAGGTGGTTCCAGCTGGGTCTGCTGGTGGTGGGAAAAAAGCTTTTACCGGAATGTGA
- the LOC132052658 gene encoding uncharacterized protein LOC132052658, with protein sequence MSRAEKRNHESSTPKKKVQKKRKEQKEFRSVPRDFGRAWKKGKSEGGYTSGYKAKRRGGWIPDDPEDYPQPNSWRSPSTPRNNRAKISNFSTGGHASASRSSRKSNRLDFDNSASYGSGNYHHHRFSASGDFHSLYGSGKYHHHHRFSASRFGNSSHDRWRRNNDW encoded by the exons ATGAGCAGA GCCGAAAAGCGGAATCATGAATCATCAACCCCCAAGAAGAAAGTccagaagaaaagaaaagagcaaaAAGAGTTCAGGTCTGTACCTCGTGATTTTGGTAGGGCATGGAAGAAAGGGAAAAGTGAAGGCGGATATACGTCAGGCTATAAGGCGAAACGAAGGGGTGGTTGGATCCCGGATGATCCTGAAGACTATCCTCAACCCAATAGTTGGAGATCTCCTTCAACTCCTAGAAATAATAGAGCTAAGATTTCTAACTTCAGTACTGGTGGTCACGCTTCTGCTTCTCGTTCATCTAGAAAGTCCAACAGGCTCGATTTTGATAATTCCGCTTCTTATGGGTCAGGCAACTATCATCACCATAGGTTTTCAGCATCTGGTGATTTTCATAGTCTTTATGGATCGGGCAAATATCATCATCACCATAGGTTTTCAGCATCGCGATTTGGAAACAGTAGTCACGATAGGTGGAGGAGAAATAATGATTGGTAG
- the LOC132052654 gene encoding small ribosomal subunit protein uS17 isoform X1, whose amino-acid sequence MAEQTEKAFLKQPGVFLSSKKTGKGKRPGKGGNRYFKSIGLGFKTPREATEGTYIDKKCPFTGNVSIRGRILAGTCHSAKMNRTIIVRRNYLHYVKKYQRYEKRHSNIPAHISPCFRVKEGDHVIIGQCRPLSKTVRFNVLKVVPAGSAGGGKKAFTGI is encoded by the exons ATGGCGGAACAG ACAGAGAAGGCTTTTTTGAAGCAGCCAGGTGTTTTTCTAAG CTCTAAGAAAACCGGAAAGGGAAAGAGACCAGGAAAAGGAGGGAATCGATACTTTAAGAGTATTGGTTTAGGATTCAAGACTCCTCGTGAGGCTACTGAAG GTACATACATTGACAAGAAATGCCCATTCACTGGCAATGTTTCCATCCGAGGTCGTATCCTTGCTGGTACATGCCACAGTGCTAAGATGAACAGAACCATCATTGTTCGACGGAATTACCTACATTATGTCAAGAAGTACCAGAG atatgAGAAGAGGCACTCTAATATTCCTGCTCACATATCACCATGCTTCCGTGTGAAAGAAGGTGATCATGTTATTATTGGACAGTGCAG GCCTTTGTCCAAAACCGTGAGGTTCAATGTCTTAAAGGTGGTTCCAGCTGGTTCTGCTGGTGGGGGGAAAAAGGCTTTTACCGGAATATGA